A part of Candidatus Bathyarchaeota archaeon genomic DNA contains:
- a CDS encoding SRPBCC domain-containing protein — protein sequence MKLHYEIMIEASPEEVWDAIVDDAKYRQWTRVFQEGSYFEGGWEKGDKIRFLSTNAKGEKEGMIAEIAESQKNRFLSIRHLGMVLGGKEDTVSEAAKNWVPAYENYTLTPQEGGTCFEVDLDSSDDEMNEMFKDTWPRALEKLKQVAEKRVIAA from the coding sequence TTGAAGCTTCATTACGAAATCATGATTGAGGCGTCGCCAGAGGAAGTCTGGGATGCCATTGTAGACGACGCAAAGTATAGGCAGTGGACCCGCGTGTTCCAGGAGGGCTCCTACTTCGAGGGCGGCTGGGAGAAAGGCGACAAAATCCGCTTCCTATCCACAAACGCTAAAGGCGAAAAAGAAGGCATGATCGCTGAGATAGCTGAAAGCCAAAAAAACCGTTTCTTATCTATCCGGCATCTGGGCATGGTTTTAGGCGGCAAGGAAGACACCGTAAGCGAGGCAGCTAAAAACTGGGTTCCAGCATACGAGAATTACACGTTGACTCCTCAGGAGGGCGGTACATGCTTTGAAGTTGACCTCGATAGTAGCGATGACGAGATGAATGAGATGTTTAAGGACACTTGGCCTAGGGCGCTTGAGAAGCTGAAGCAGGTGGCGGAAAAGAGGGTAATCGCCGCTTAG
- a CDS encoding nuclear transport factor 2 family protein, protein MKADPKTQAEVTLAFKGMFDAYKKQDLKTLLTFWAPDPDIFILGSGADEKGTGLADLKKSLKRDWAQGTVESIGIKNFAVSAAGFVAWLCADISFHGKAAEGGVIDFAGRLTGVMENRNGKWLWMQMHLSLPSSLQAEGQSWPTPR, encoded by the coding sequence ATGAAAGCAGACCCGAAAACCCAAGCTGAAGTCACATTAGCCTTCAAAGGCATGTTTGACGCATACAAAAAACAAGACCTAAAAACGCTCCTTACATTCTGGGCGCCAGACCCCGACATCTTTATCCTCGGCTCCGGCGCAGACGAGAAAGGAACCGGATTAGCCGACTTAAAGAAGAGTCTTAAACGGGACTGGGCACAGGGCACCGTGGAGTCAATCGGTATCAAGAACTTCGCGGTTTCCGCCGCCGGCTTCGTGGCGTGGCTTTGCGCCGACATCTCCTTCCATGGCAAAGCAGCGGAGGGCGGCGTTATCGATTTCGCTGGGCGGTTAACGGGTGTTATGGAGAACCGCAACGGCAAGTGGCTGTGGATGCAGATGCATCTGTCATTGCCCAGCAGCCTGCAGGCAGAGGGGCAGTCGTGGCCTACGCCGCGCTGA
- a CDS encoding DUF167 family protein, translated as MHNAVSIKETKDGVLLSIYVKPNSPKFKIEVDGGEVVVYATEEPERGKVNKEIIKELTKLLHAQIELVSGATSKEKKLLVRGLGEEEIRRLLAI; from the coding sequence GTGCATAACGCCGTGAGCATCAAGGAAACCAAAGACGGCGTCCTGCTCTCCATTTATGTGAAGCCCAACAGCCCCAAATTCAAAATCGAAGTCGACGGCGGCGAAGTCGTGGTTTACGCTACCGAGGAGCCGGAACGCGGCAAAGTCAACAAGGAAATAATTAAGGAGTTAACAAAGCTGCTGCATGCACAGATAGAGCTTGTTTCGGGTGCCACTTCTAAGGAAAAGAAGCTACTTGTCAGAGGCCTAGGCGAAGAAGAAATCCGGCGTCTTCTTGCTATTTAA
- a CDS encoding DNA topoisomerase I has translation MKSLKHNGIYVPPYDYKATFSVKIMENSVSLKEKSEPLAFAWCRRTLSNPSSDNVFKKNFMTAFLTKLKEDNPQASFLDEFTQNYLKSIGNAFSAQNNLQRMLEIDFSDVCKRIEEDKQAKLAFTKEEKKKQAEDRKVKRLELKETYGYAEVDGQKLEIANWTAEPSCLFAGRGDHPQRGKWKEGPTKSDITLNISTMTDKEAKDVGWAGAVWEKNKMYVASWKDKLTGKIKYVWFSDTAFLKQNREKEKFQKAENLGKQIGQVEKHITKNLSDKDVERRKVATVAWLIFAVNMRVGDEKDPDEADTVGAITLRDEHITINGNEVTFDFLGKDSVRWVKTIQAPPEVIRNLVAFKKDKSKQYLFEGIDSKKVSRFLSEKVPKLTAKVFRTWKCTKTLKEELEKSGVTKADPDYKKNYAAKMANLKVAEVANHKRKVPPTFDQRVADKEAKLKEMQVQLEAKKKEGKKTESLQTRIEKAKLDVELTKLTKEYNLGTSLKSYIDPTAYVKWARKVKFDIEKFYPTTLRSKFSWALQQQKGKTEEPCECITP, from the coding sequence ATGAAGAGTCTAAAACACAACGGCATATACGTGCCTCCATACGACTACAAGGCCACTTTTTCAGTGAAGATAATGGAAAATAGTGTCTCGCTTAAAGAAAAGAGTGAGCCCTTGGCGTTTGCGTGGTGTCGCAGAACCCTCTCCAATCCCTCGTCTGATAACGTTTTCAAGAAAAATTTCATGACTGCATTCCTGACTAAACTCAAAGAAGATAACCCCCAAGCCTCATTTTTAGATGAATTTACACAAAATTACCTCAAAAGCATAGGTAATGCGTTCTCGGCTCAAAATAATTTACAGCGTATGCTTGAAATCGACTTCAGCGATGTCTGCAAACGAATTGAAGAAGACAAACAAGCGAAATTAGCTTTCACCAAAGAAGAAAAGAAGAAACAAGCTGAAGACCGCAAAGTCAAACGGTTGGAATTGAAAGAAACCTATGGGTACGCCGAGGTAGATGGGCAAAAGCTTGAAATTGCCAACTGGACAGCAGAGCCTAGTTGTCTATTCGCTGGTCGAGGTGACCACCCACAACGCGGAAAATGGAAGGAAGGGCCAACCAAAAGCGACATAACCCTGAACATATCAACGATGACTGATAAAGAAGCAAAAGACGTAGGATGGGCTGGTGCTGTTTGGGAAAAAAACAAAATGTACGTTGCTAGCTGGAAAGATAAACTAACAGGCAAAATCAAGTACGTCTGGTTCAGCGACACCGCGTTTCTAAAGCAGAACCGTGAGAAAGAGAAATTCCAGAAAGCAGAGAACCTGGGCAAACAAATCGGACAAGTCGAAAAGCACATTACCAAAAACCTCTCGGACAAAGACGTTGAACGCCGCAAGGTGGCGACGGTGGCGTGGCTTATTTTTGCCGTGAACATGAGGGTCGGCGACGAAAAGGATCCTGATGAAGCCGACACTGTAGGCGCAATCACGCTTCGAGACGAACACATCACCATCAACGGCAACGAGGTTACCTTTGATTTCCTGGGCAAAGACAGTGTCCGCTGGGTAAAAACCATCCAGGCTCCCCCTGAAGTCATCAGGAACCTTGTGGCTTTCAAAAAAGACAAGTCTAAACAGTACCTCTTCGAGGGCATCGACAGCAAAAAAGTCAGCCGCTTCCTCTCCGAGAAGGTTCCTAAACTCACCGCGAAGGTTTTTCGTACCTGGAAATGCACCAAGACGCTAAAGGAAGAGCTGGAAAAAAGCGGTGTCACCAAAGCCGACCCCGACTACAAGAAGAACTATGCTGCGAAGATGGCGAACCTCAAAGTCGCCGAGGTGGCAAACCACAAACGCAAGGTTCCCCCCACCTTTGACCAGCGCGTAGCTGATAAGGAAGCTAAACTCAAAGAGATGCAGGTGCAGCTTGAAGCCAAAAAGAAGGAAGGCAAAAAAACCGAGTCGCTGCAAACCCGCATCGAAAAAGCCAAACTTGACGTGGAACTAACCAAGCTGACAAAAGAATACAACTTGGGCACATCGCTGAAAAGCTACATTGACCCCACCGCCTATGTGAAGTGGGCACGCAAAGTCAAGTTCGACATCGAAAAGTTCTATCCTACGACGCTACGAAGCAAATTCAGCTGGGCGCTGCAGCAGCAGAAGGGCAAAACCGAAGAGCCCTGCGAGTGCATAACGCCGTGA
- a CDS encoding putative metallopeptidase, with the protein MPIKYFEAPEIKKQVDQLAQECEFYHVVPQFVFCVRSRGSKARRTIARIHGLGKVWQGVLNLPPSYTIEVISEIFDRMSPEDKEKTLIHELMHIPGGFGGGFRPHKGYVERKNVEAVYRKLQNDRAARRQKTLFSR; encoded by the coding sequence TTGCCGATTAAATATTTTGAAGCCCCCGAAATCAAAAAACAAGTTGACCAGCTAGCGCAGGAATGCGAGTTCTACCATGTGGTGCCCCAGTTCGTGTTCTGCGTCCGCAGCAGAGGCAGCAAAGCCCGCCGCACCATCGCCCGCATCCATGGCCTCGGCAAAGTCTGGCAGGGCGTGCTGAATTTGCCGCCATCCTACACCATAGAGGTAATCAGCGAAATCTTCGACAGGATGTCCCCGGAAGATAAAGAGAAAACGCTTATCCATGAACTCATGCATATCCCCGGCGGCTTCGGCGGCGGCTTTCGACCCCACAAGGGCTATGTGGAACGCAAAAACGTCGAGGCAGTCTACAGAAAACTGCAAAATGACCGAGCGGCAAGACGGCAGAAAACGCTTTTTTCCCGATAA
- a CDS encoding acyltransferase family protein, producing the protein MQPRRTDAPYPADFIRFLAIVLVILVHCSGFPYRIPGVATGTDVFNWFTADVWAAIGYLGVPLFVMLSGALLLDPQKADEPPRVFFRRRFDRIGIPLLFWSVMYFGWNFFIHGKPLTFGSVSEGVVGGAYYHLWFLYLIIGLYLITPILRVLVKNLSRRMMAYLLAIWFAGTVFVPIVHTFTDFNYNPVMVVLEGWVGYFLLGIYLINTKTAPRRLGVLFVLGLLAAIIGDWLLTASLGESYTGFFHGYLSFNMIIASAALFALLALAPKARFESRYGAINRFVAWVGQNTLPLYLIHMMVLETLQLGLLGAVPFYTGNPLLDVPMMAALTFTVSVLIVYPLEKIPFANKIIG; encoded by the coding sequence TTGCAACCCAGAAGAACTGACGCCCCCTATCCAGCCGATTTTATCCGTTTCTTAGCCATAGTGCTTGTTATTTTGGTGCATTGCTCGGGGTTTCCCTACCGCATCCCCGGAGTAGCAACCGGCACAGATGTCTTCAACTGGTTCACAGCAGATGTCTGGGCGGCAATCGGCTACCTCGGTGTGCCCCTTTTTGTGATGCTTAGCGGCGCCTTGCTTTTAGATCCCCAAAAAGCCGATGAGCCCCCCCGGGTCTTCTTTAGGAGGCGCTTTGACCGCATCGGCATCCCGCTGCTCTTCTGGAGCGTGATGTATTTTGGCTGGAACTTCTTTATCCACGGCAAACCCCTCACCTTCGGCAGCGTCTCCGAGGGCGTGGTGGGCGGCGCCTACTATCACCTCTGGTTCCTCTACCTGATCATAGGACTCTACCTCATCACGCCTATCCTGCGTGTCCTCGTTAAGAACCTTAGCCGCAGAATGATGGCTTACCTTCTGGCGATATGGTTTGCCGGAACAGTCTTTGTTCCCATCGTGCACACCTTCACTGACTTCAACTATAACCCCGTGATGGTGGTGCTGGAGGGCTGGGTAGGCTACTTCCTCTTAGGCATCTACCTCATAAACACCAAAACAGCTCCCCGCAGACTCGGCGTCCTCTTCGTGTTGGGGCTGCTGGCCGCCATCATCGGCGACTGGCTCCTCACCGCATCGCTGGGCGAATCCTACACGGGCTTCTTCCACGGCTACCTCAGCTTCAACATGATAATTGCCTCCGCTGCCCTCTTTGCGCTTCTTGCCCTCGCCCCCAAAGCACGCTTCGAAAGCCGCTACGGAGCCATCAACCGCTTCGTGGCATGGGTGGGGCAAAATACGCTGCCGCTTTACCTTATCCACATGATGGTTCTGGAGACTCTGCAGCTTGGGCTGCTTGGGGCTGTGCCGTTTTATACGGGTAATCCGCTGCTGGATGTGCCTATGATGGCGGCGTTGACTTTCACGGTGTCTGTGCTTATTGTTTATCCGCTGGAGAAGATTCCCTTCGCCAACAAAATCATAGGGTAG
- a CDS encoding cation-transporting P-type ATPase translates to MSQAYSKPTQEAVSALGSNAEQGLSMQEAASRLGKYGGNVLVEQQQIRFLGILKEEITEPMILLLIAVGVLYSILGGLQDAAAIIVIIILLVLAEVWNEWRAKRSINALRQLAPPTALVLRDGKAVEAEAAVLVPGDVLLLRVGQRVPADARVLEAFGFEVDESSLTGESLPVSKDANAVLPPDTVVTDQANMVFAGTVVTRGRAKALVTQTGAATELGRISGITQAVKEPKTQLQLAMKHLSMSLVWVALFFAVLIPVLSYIRGLQPSAGEAVLYGLSLAFVVIPEELPIIITMVLGVGSYALSRRGAIVKRLRAAETLGNVTVIATDKTGTLTENKMRVEHLYFDGKIRGAGEFGANENAALRTGLLASDAIHSAADPLGNPMSNAILQRLKEAGADPAAISEGWVLRDELSFDVERKMASYLYQYGGSLVVLSSGAPEHVLDRATRMLLEGAEAPLTPELRVNVAAAMAQMAKAGERLLAFSYHRIPQAADRAMWEQDLVLVGIVSFVDPPRPEVRAAIAACKRAGIRVMMVTGDHPQTAKAIAVQVGIDGGKVLTGAEIASMTDADLKAALKATSIYARVTPEDKLRLVRLLRASGEVVAVTGDGINDAPSLKEAHIGIAMGKRGTDVAKEAADMILTDDNFATIETAISEGRRLYSNLRKGVRYYLACKVALVSIFLVPIALGIPLPFAPIQIIVLELFMDLAASATFVAEPMERGAMQKPPGSPREPFMNRTMMRTLTLGALSLFAAVTATYLFSYYTTLDVTYARSIAFATWMLGHIFLALNFRSETQPLIRQGLRSNRVMLLWALLAVAVLAVATTLPPIQTALQITALEPTGWLLVFAAAFTSTFWMEIAKLLRGKL, encoded by the coding sequence ATGAGTCAAGCCTACAGCAAGCCAACCCAAGAAGCGGTTTCCGCGTTAGGCTCCAATGCAGAGCAGGGGCTAAGCATGCAGGAGGCAGCATCGCGGCTTGGCAAATACGGCGGCAACGTGCTGGTGGAGCAGCAGCAAATCCGCTTTCTGGGCATCTTGAAAGAGGAAATCACCGAACCCATGATTCTGCTACTCATCGCCGTCGGCGTCCTCTACAGCATCCTAGGCGGCCTCCAAGACGCCGCAGCCATAATAGTCATCATAATCCTGCTTGTGCTAGCCGAGGTGTGGAATGAGTGGCGCGCCAAACGCTCCATAAATGCGCTGCGGCAGCTTGCGCCACCCACCGCCCTTGTGCTCCGCGACGGCAAAGCCGTGGAGGCAGAGGCAGCGGTTTTGGTGCCCGGCGACGTTTTGCTGCTCCGGGTAGGGCAGAGGGTGCCTGCGGACGCAAGGGTTCTGGAAGCCTTCGGATTTGAGGTCGATGAGTCTTCCCTGACGGGCGAGTCTCTTCCAGTTTCCAAGGACGCCAACGCCGTTTTGCCCCCCGACACCGTTGTAACTGACCAGGCTAACATGGTGTTCGCGGGTACCGTGGTTACGCGGGGCAGAGCTAAAGCGCTGGTTACCCAGACGGGCGCCGCTACGGAGCTGGGTAGAATCTCAGGCATCACCCAAGCCGTCAAGGAGCCAAAGACGCAGCTGCAGCTAGCCATGAAGCATCTTTCTATGTCGCTGGTGTGGGTGGCGCTGTTCTTTGCCGTCCTTATCCCAGTCCTCAGCTACATCCGGGGCTTGCAGCCCAGCGCAGGCGAAGCGGTGCTCTATGGCTTATCCTTGGCGTTCGTAGTTATCCCCGAGGAGCTGCCCATCATCATCACGATGGTTCTGGGCGTAGGCAGCTATGCATTGTCGCGGCGGGGCGCCATAGTGAAGAGGCTTCGGGCAGCAGAAACCTTGGGTAACGTCACAGTTATCGCAACCGACAAAACCGGCACCCTCACCGAGAACAAAATGCGCGTCGAGCACCTCTACTTCGACGGCAAAATCCGGGGCGCAGGCGAATTTGGCGCCAACGAAAACGCCGCGTTACGCACGGGTCTATTGGCCAGCGACGCCATCCACTCCGCAGCTGACCCGCTGGGCAACCCCATGTCCAACGCGATTCTGCAGCGCCTCAAAGAAGCAGGAGCAGACCCCGCAGCTATATCGGAGGGCTGGGTACTGCGGGACGAACTGAGTTTTGATGTGGAGCGCAAGATGGCTTCTTATCTCTACCAGTACGGGGGCTCGCTGGTGGTGCTGTCCAGCGGCGCACCGGAGCATGTTTTGGATAGGGCAACGCGTATGCTTCTGGAGGGTGCAGAGGCGCCACTGACCCCTGAGCTGCGGGTTAACGTGGCGGCGGCGATGGCGCAGATGGCTAAGGCCGGCGAGAGGCTGCTGGCTTTCAGCTACCACCGCATACCCCAAGCCGCCGACAGGGCAATGTGGGAGCAGGATTTGGTGCTGGTGGGCATCGTGAGTTTTGTTGATCCCCCACGCCCCGAGGTCCGCGCCGCCATCGCAGCATGCAAGCGGGCAGGCATCCGAGTCATGATGGTTACCGGCGACCACCCCCAAACCGCCAAAGCCATCGCAGTGCAGGTAGGCATCGATGGCGGCAAAGTGCTCACCGGCGCAGAAATCGCCTCCATGACCGACGCTGACCTGAAAGCCGCCCTCAAAGCCACCTCCATCTACGCGCGCGTCACACCCGAGGATAAACTGCGGCTGGTGCGGCTGCTGCGTGCAAGCGGCGAAGTCGTCGCAGTCACCGGCGATGGAATAAACGATGCGCCATCGCTCAAGGAAGCCCACATAGGCATCGCCATGGGCAAACGGGGAACCGACGTGGCAAAAGAAGCCGCCGACATGATCTTGACCGACGATAACTTCGCCACCATAGAGACCGCCATCAGCGAGGGCCGCCGCCTCTATAGCAACCTGCGTAAGGGCGTACGTTACTATCTTGCCTGCAAGGTGGCGTTGGTATCGATTTTCCTGGTGCCTATCGCATTGGGGATTCCGCTGCCCTTTGCCCCCATCCAAATCATCGTGCTGGAACTCTTCATGGATCTGGCGGCGTCCGCAACCTTCGTCGCGGAACCCATGGAACGCGGCGCCATGCAAAAGCCCCCCGGCAGCCCCCGCGAGCCCTTCATGAACCGCACCATGATGCGCACGCTGACGCTGGGCGCGCTTAGCCTCTTTGCGGCGGTAACCGCCACATACCTCTTCAGCTACTACACCACCCTCGACGTGACCTACGCGCGGAGCATCGCCTTTGCCACCTGGATGCTGGGACACATATTTCTCGCGTTGAATTTCCGCTCCGAAACCCAGCCGCTAATCCGGCAGGGACTGCGCTCGAATCGGGTTATGCTGCTTTGGGCGCTGCTTGCCGTCGCCGTCCTGGCAGTGGCCACCACGCTGCCGCCTATCCAAACCGCGCTGCAGATAACCGCGCTTGAGCCGACGGGTTGGCTGCTGGTTTTTGCGGCGGCGTTTACTTCGACGTTTTGGATGGAGATAGCTAAGCTGCTCCGCGGCAAACTCTAG
- a CDS encoding right-handed parallel beta-helix repeat-containing protein: protein MKSKLQAALLALAVLLCSVAVIVNFSGNPQMPATVDTPEPPEVIAENYNITSGSPLIANEIIDNLTINGGYPTIQNCTVHNRVIVKGGSPTFIGNVIEDGIHADAKEGPVTITDNTIFSKSSVPNIYLQGIHADVSGNEIVGNFSDGIYIYLGVSSASIKQNLIYNCQNGIYLFTGVEQQSEIIGNAIFNNSVGITNGDGEPLIKNNTVTQNVIGIECYRCIAQYNNIYNNSKYNFENPHLIHRRTK, encoded by the coding sequence ATGAAGAGTAAATTGCAGGCAGCATTGTTGGCGTTGGCGGTTCTGCTCTGCAGCGTCGCCGTTATCGTTAACTTTTCAGGCAACCCGCAGATGCCTGCAACCGTTGACACACCAGAACCCCCCGAGGTCATTGCAGAAAACTACAATATCACGTCTGGTTCACCGTTGATTGCCAACGAAATCATCGATAACCTAACTATCAACGGCGGCTACCCAACAATCCAGAATTGCACCGTCCACAACCGAGTCATCGTTAAAGGCGGCTCTCCCACTTTTATCGGCAACGTGATTGAGGACGGAATCCACGCCGACGCCAAAGAAGGACCAGTAACCATCACAGACAATACGATATTTTCCAAGAGCAGCGTTCCTAACATTTACCTGCAGGGAATCCACGCGGATGTTTCAGGCAATGAGATAGTCGGCAACTTCTCAGATGGCATCTACATTTATCTGGGGGTTAGCTCTGCCTCAATCAAACAAAACCTAATCTACAATTGCCAAAATGGAATATACCTGTTTACGGGTGTTGAACAGCAGTCAGAAATTATCGGAAACGCAATTTTCAACAATTCGGTGGGCATAACAAACGGCGATGGAGAACCCCTTATCAAAAATAATACAGTTACACAAAACGTTATAGGAATCGAATGTTACCGATGCATAGCGCAATATAACAACATCTACAACAACAGCAAGTACAATTTTGAGAACCCGCATCTCATACATAGACGCACTAAATAA
- a CDS encoding Ig-like domain-containing protein codes for MKLSTKLVCICIICTVLAVSSAAALAAPTASLSWYKNNGYGMGNDIGGQWTLTAEVSSDVERVEFYLDDELQQNITASPYKWSFNTADFSLGEHTVKAVAYNAQGQTFVAQADRNFVEFSLGSIWVIIAVVIVAVAVSLVALLMWVNKKEAKKGKN; via the coding sequence TTGAAACTCAGCACCAAACTCGTCTGCATATGCATAATCTGCACGGTCCTAGCCGTGTCATCTGCGGCTGCCCTGGCTGCTCCAACCGCAAGCTTGAGCTGGTACAAGAACAACGGCTACGGCATGGGAAACGACATTGGCGGTCAGTGGACCCTAACCGCAGAAGTCTCCTCCGACGTTGAACGCGTCGAATTCTACCTCGACGACGAGCTCCAGCAGAACATCACCGCCTCCCCCTACAAGTGGAGCTTTAACACCGCAGACTTCAGCCTCGGAGAACACACCGTAAAAGCCGTCGCATACAATGCCCAGGGGCAAACCTTTGTGGCGCAGGCAGACCGCAACTTCGTCGAGTTCTCGCTGGGTTCTATCTGGGTGATAATCGCTGTGGTTATTGTGGCTGTGGCGGTTTCGCTTGTGGCACTGCTGATGTGGGTTAATAAAAAGGAAGCTAAAAAAGGGAAAAACTAG
- a CDS encoding phosphoglycerate kinase: MPKYKTLDDFDVKNKTVLVRVDFNSEIDPQTKKVASDVRIRAHAETTLAELAQRGAKVVVIAHQGRKGDADYTSLESHTEVLQGILQCPVKYVDDLFGDKAKAAIKALQSGEILVLENVRGWDGETKSGSPEVQSQTALVQNLAPLADLFVSDAFSAAHRGHVSMVGFTAVLPSAAGRIMQRELTSLSKIVESPEHPCVYVMGGAKADDSLEISKYVLGKGIADYILVGGVTSQLFLTAKGVPLGKPAMEFLAKKELLQYVDGIKELMAQYPTKIVVPTDLALNFGGSRKEIDLSTFPTDYQIFDIGHQTAAAYAQIISQAKSIVVSGPMGVYEDPQFCYGTQTVFQAIAESKAFSLAGGGNTIAAIQEYGLGGKLGYISTAGGALIEFLMGKKLPGVVALENASQSKKI; encoded by the coding sequence ATGCCCAAATACAAAACCCTCGACGATTTTGACGTAAAAAACAAGACTGTTCTTGTCCGTGTAGACTTCAACTCAGAAATTGATCCCCAAACCAAAAAAGTCGCCTCTGACGTGCGAATCCGCGCCCACGCAGAAACCACCCTTGCTGAACTCGCCCAACGCGGCGCCAAGGTAGTGGTGATTGCGCATCAGGGCCGCAAAGGCGACGCCGACTACACCAGCCTTGAAAGCCACACTGAAGTGCTCCAAGGCATCCTCCAGTGCCCCGTGAAGTACGTCGATGACCTCTTCGGCGACAAAGCCAAAGCAGCCATCAAAGCCCTGCAAAGCGGCGAAATCTTGGTGTTGGAGAACGTGCGGGGCTGGGACGGGGAAACCAAAAGCGGAAGCCCCGAGGTGCAATCCCAAACCGCCTTGGTGCAGAATCTGGCTCCGTTGGCGGACCTGTTTGTCTCCGATGCCTTCTCAGCAGCTCATCGCGGCCACGTCTCAATGGTGGGTTTCACTGCGGTTTTGCCCTCAGCGGCGGGGCGCATCATGCAGCGTGAGTTGACTTCGCTTAGCAAGATCGTGGAGTCCCCTGAGCATCCTTGCGTCTACGTGATGGGCGGCGCCAAAGCCGACGACAGCCTCGAAATCAGCAAGTACGTGCTGGGCAAAGGCATAGCGGACTACATTTTGGTGGGCGGCGTCACCTCGCAGTTGTTTCTGACGGCTAAGGGGGTTCCGCTGGGCAAGCCCGCTATGGAGTTTCTCGCCAAAAAAGAGCTGCTGCAGTATGTGGACGGCATCAAAGAGTTGATGGCGCAGTACCCCACAAAAATCGTGGTGCCAACTGATCTTGCATTGAACTTTGGTGGTAGCCGCAAAGAAATCGATTTATCCACTTTCCCCACGGATTACCAGATATTTGACATCGGACACCAAACCGCCGCAGCCTACGCCCAAATCATCTCGCAGGCCAAATCCATCGTGGTCAGCGGCCCCATGGGCGTCTACGAGGATCCCCAGTTCTGCTACGGCACCCAAACCGTGTTCCAGGCCATCGCAGAAAGCAAAGCCTTCAGCTTGGCAGGCGGCGGAAACACCATCGCAGCCATCCAGGAGTATGGATTGGGCGGCAAACTCGGCTACATCAGCACCGCAGGCGGCGCACTCATCGAGTTTTTGATGGGTAAGAAGCTGCCGGGTGTGGTGGCGCTGGAGAATGCATCTCAGAGCAAGAAAATCTAG
- the gap gene encoding type I glyceraldehyde-3-phosphate dehydrogenase: MAIKVGINGFGRIGRLIYRAAIEKNANIDFVAVNDLADAKTNATLLKYDSVHGRFPGTVEAKGNDLVVNGKVLKCIQERDPANLPWKQLGVYLAVESTGLFTNREGASKHLAAGAKKVLISAPAKDPDRTIVLGVNDETYNPETDNILSNASCTTNALAPISKVLADSFGLEKAFMTTCHSYTNDQRILDTVHKDLRRARSAAINIIPTSTGAAKAIGEVLPDCSGKMNGISLRVPTPDVSIVDLTAVLGKEVTKAEINAAMKSAAEGELKGILQYTEDPIVSSDVLHSTYSSVFDAELTMVLGEKSNFVKVFSWYDNEWGFSNRMVDFIELVGKKAGLA, from the coding sequence ATGGCGATAAAAGTTGGAATCAACGGTTTTGGAAGAATCGGCAGACTCATCTACCGAGCAGCCATCGAAAAAAACGCTAACATCGATTTTGTTGCAGTAAACGATTTAGCAGACGCAAAAACCAATGCGACCCTGCTAAAATATGACTCCGTGCATGGACGCTTTCCCGGCACCGTCGAGGCAAAGGGAAACGACCTCGTCGTCAACGGTAAAGTCCTCAAATGCATCCAGGAACGTGACCCCGCCAATTTGCCCTGGAAGCAGCTTGGCGTCTACCTTGCCGTTGAAAGCACGGGCTTATTCACTAACCGCGAAGGCGCCTCCAAGCACCTGGCAGCAGGAGCAAAAAAAGTGCTCATCTCTGCGCCCGCCAAGGACCCTGACAGAACCATCGTTTTGGGCGTAAACGACGAAACCTACAACCCCGAAACAGACAACATCCTCTCCAACGCAAGCTGCACCACCAACGCGCTTGCCCCAATCAGCAAAGTCCTCGCAGACAGCTTCGGCTTAGAGAAAGCCTTCATGACCACCTGCCACAGCTACACCAACGACCAGCGCATCCTCGACACCGTCCACAAGGACCTCCGCCGCGCGCGTTCCGCAGCCATCAACATCATCCCCACCAGCACCGGCGCAGCTAAAGCCATCGGGGAAGTGCTGCCTGATTGCAGTGGTAAAATGAACGGCATCTCTTTGCGTGTGCCAACACCCGACGTATCCATCGTGGATTTAACCGCGGTTTTAGGCAAGGAAGTCACTAAAGCCGAAATCAACGCTGCCATGAAGAGCGCCGCCGAGGGTGAACTCAAAGGTATCCTCCAATACACCGAGGACCCCATCGTGTCAAGTGACGTTTTGCACAGCACCTACAGCAGCGTCTTTGACGCCGAGTTAACGATGGTTCTGGGCGAGAAAAGCAACTTTGTGAAGGTCTTCTCGTGGTATGATAACGAGTGGGGCTTTAGCAACCGCATGGTTGACTTCATCGAGCTCGTCGGCAAAAAAGCAGGCTTAGCCTAA